The Bartonella sp. HY328 genome contains the following window.
TATTTAGGTTAGCTATGAAGAAAATACGCATTATTAAGACGATTGATGGTATTGAAAAAGAAAACTATACTATTCCTTTGTTCTTTGCAAATTTGCTAAATAAGATTTTGCCAATAAGTGGAATTGAAGGCATGCAACAAAAAGGGTTAGATATTCCTGCGTTAATCGAAGCTGCAAAAAATCAGCAAGAATATAAAACAAAGCTGGTTGTTGTTGAAGGCAAAGACAAAACAACTATTGATGTCAGCTTGGAAGCTTAAAATATAGTGATGCAAGTGCATGTTGCCTTGCGCAATTTGCCTAAAAGGAAAACCTATGGGCCTGTTGACCAGAATGCGTTCTTTCATTGCCGTTGTTGAAGCTGAAGGGTTTTCAGCCGCAGGACGCAAAAGCGGTCGCTCCAAGGCGTTATTGTCAAAGCAAGTACGCGAGCTTGAAGATATGCTTGGCGTTTTATTGCTTAACCGTACGACAAGGCAATTATCCTTAACTGAAGCGGGACAATTATATTACCTTCGCGCCCATGATATTGTTCGCGAAATAGAAGATCTTGGCAATAGCGTTGCTGAAGCCACAGCAATCGTGCAAGGTAAGATCAAATTATCGGCGCCACATCCTTTTGCCGCATCACCGATAGGGCGATCATTAATTGATTTTTGCGAAGCAAACCCTAAAATAAATCTTGATATTCACGTTGAAGATCGTTTCATTGATTTGATTGATGAAGGTTTTGATGTTGCCATCCGCATAACGCGTCTTGATGATTCCTCGTTAGTTGCGCGTAAATTAATGGATGTTTCGTCGATTGTATGTGCTTCACCTGCCTTATTAGAACGGCACGGCATACCAGAAACGCCAGAAGAGCTGACCAATTTTCCCTGTCTTGTGGATAGAAATAATCGTGGATTTAACAATTGGTTCTTTACTGACCTTAATGGCCATGAATATTCAATCCCCATTCATGGGCCAATAGAGGTTAATAGCCCGTTTTTAACCCGAACAGCAGCTGTTACTGGACTTGGTCTTGCTCGCATGCCAGATTTTGTCGCGGAGGAAGAGATTAAGCGTGGTAATTTGCAAGAGGTGCTTGCTGA
Protein-coding sequences here:
- a CDS encoding LysR family transcriptional regulator produces the protein MGLLTRMRSFIAVVEAEGFSAAGRKSGRSKALLSKQVRELEDMLGVLLLNRTTRQLSLTEAGQLYYLRAHDIVREIEDLGNSVAEATAIVQGKIKLSAPHPFAASPIGRSLIDFCEANPKINLDIHVEDRFIDLIDEGFDVAIRITRLDDSSLVARKLMDVSSIVCASPALLERHGIPETPEELTNFPCLVDRNNRGFNNWFFTDLNGHEYSIPIHGPIEVNSPFLTRTAAVTGLGLARMPDFVAEEEIKRGNLQEVLADYRLSGIGIYIVYPDRRYLPTRVRLFLDFMAKWFRDYKNAKDDEIIES